CTTCCATGACTGCAGAGCTACATTTGAGTGATAATCTCTCATGTATCGTTGTCTTTAATTGCTTTTTGTATGCTTCCGTACAGGAGAAGGTGGTACCTCCCACACAGGTCTTTAACTGAGCGTAGCATTGACATGACAGTAGATAAGTTCTAATGAATTACGTAACAAGAAAGCGAAGACAAATGGCTTCGGTGCGTGGGCCACCTCGGATAGATAAGACTTGCCGAGAAACTTCATCTGAAGTCAAAAGTCAATGCCATGCCAAGCTAAAGCCATTTGGGAGGCTATTGCTGTGTTCTGGTTCCATCACCAGGACTTCCTGTCATTCTCCCCACCCCCAGGCATGATGTCTCTCTGTCTATGTCTGTCTGTCATGTCTTGATGCTCCTTCCTGTCTGCCATAATCAATTCCTGCCCACTCCGTGTGCTCTGGCTCTGTTCTGGCATCGCCGCTGACCTTAAGTCAAAGGAAGTAAGTCGATCCGTTTGTCTCGGTGTTCGCTGTTGTCTGATCTGATGTGCACGATGCATGCTGAAAAACTGACGAGACCTACTTTACAAAGAGGAAAAGGAGCTCGAGCAACTTGTTCGGTCAAGCTGACTAACAAATCACATTTAGGTACATTTTTGAGCATAAGGGCACAGAAAGGATCCTGGTCATCAACAACTGTGCTCTGAATGACGACGCAGCATATTCTGTGGCAGCAGGAGAAGAGAAGTGCTCCACAGAGTTGTTTGTCAAAGGTATTGCAAGCAAACACTTCATCAATACCGTCGATGGACCTTGGTCAGCCTTTTCTTCAGCGCTATCATCCTTTCCGGACATTAGAATTGCCAGTCAAGATTACAAAAGGTCTCGAGCCCGTGACGACCACAGTGAATGAGAGGGTTGAGCTGATGTGTGAGGTGACAGAGGACGGCGCCCCAGTCAAATGGTAAGATGATGGTGTCCAATTGTGTGAAGACGAACAACATGGAAACTTGATTTTCTTCCTGATCTCAGGATGAAGAATGGTGTGGAGATTCCAACAGGGGTTCGCTCCAGATACAGAGTCAAGTGCGAGGGAAACAAACACTACCTGGTGATCGACGACGCATCCCTGGAAGATACCGGGACGTACTCCATCATGGCTTCTGGTGGCTCATCGGAGGCTCATGTACAGGTTGACTGTAAGTAAACAGTGATGCTTCATTGACTTGCTGTTACCGCCTTGTTCAGATGTAAGATGAACTCAACTCTGGTCAATAGTGAAACCACTGAAGATCCATCAAGACCTGACGGATACAAAAGTTTTGCTGGGCAAGCCTCTCAAACTGCAATGCGAGATCTCTCCAGGAAACGTCCCAGGCCAATGGTACCGCAACGGACAGCTGATCCAGGAAACCGACCGCATCAAGATTTCACACAAAAATAGGTATGACCTCAAGGTTAGGCCAACAAAAATCAAAGTGTTCAATAATAAATCACTTTTCTGCAGGGTTCACGAACTTTCAATTGAAGTTAGCTCACTTCACGATTCTGGAGATTACACTTTTGTACCTGAGGGGTACTCACACAGTCTATCTGCGAAGGTTAATGTCATTGGTACGTTCCAATAAGACTCGATGACGTGAgatcacacaccaaaaaaagacTAGAGTAATGAATATACAATTTTCTTCAGACCCTCCAAAGGTGCACCTGGAGGGGTTGAACTTCATAGACAACACTGTGACAGTTGTAGCTGGAAACAAGATGCGCTTGGAGATCCCCATCAGTGGAGAGCCAGCCCCCAAGGTGGTGTGGATGAAAGGTGAAAGGGTCAGTATCGAACTTTTGTCCGCAGCCTGGGGAGACGAGACTTCAGGAGGTCTGAAATGAATGGCTACCCGTATCTCTGTCTCAGGTTATCGCCGAGACGGGCAACCGAGTCCGAGCGGAAACGTACGTTGACCAGACGAGCCTGACAATTGATATCACGGAGCGCGACGATTCGGGCACCTATAAATTAGTCCTTCAAAATGAGGCCGGAGAAGCCTCAGCTAGCATCAAGTTGAAGGTTGTAGGTAAGAGACGACAACAAAAAAGCATCGCAGGCCTTTAAAGAATCTCAAAAAGCTCACAGCACATTGTCTTTTTGCAGACATCCCTGATTCTCCAGAGGTGCCTTTGGTCCCCGTGGTTGGAGGCGATTGGTGCTCCATGACATGGGAGCCACCCAAATATGATGGGGGTTCACCCATTTTAGGTAAATGTCCCAATCTCTACCTCCCAGATTGATTGCGCAGCAAAAGGTGAAGTATGTTTGTCCCCCACAGGCTACTAcattgagagaaaaaagaagCAGAGCTCAAGATGGATGAGAATTAACTTTGACCTCATCAAAGAGACAACGTACGAGCCCAAGAAAATGATTGAAGGCGTCCCATATGAAGTGCGGATATTTGCCGTCAATGCCATTGGGGTGTCCAAGCCCAGTGAACCATCCAAAGCTTTTACCCCGCTCGGTAAGTTCTACAAATGACACTTTCATGTCCTCCGGGACAACGGTTCCGTTTTTCCGTGGGCACTCTCGATGCCATCCTTTCTTAGTTGAACACGTCACCAGCATGTCATggctttttggttttgttcaggTTGAATCAAAGTGTTTGATGTGCCCTTGCCTGGGCACAGCATGCACACAGCTGTCGCCGCCCGTTTCACCACCATCCAAAGCATTTAACTCCGATTTTCATTGGCCACGCAGGAGCTTAAGGAGATATTAAAAAAGGTCTTTATAGCCACTGCCAAACCATCTGCGGATTATAGGGTTAGGAGATTAGGTGAGAGAGTTCAGTAGGGGTGAAACGATTCTGAATAAAGAATGGGCAGACAGAGAGGCGCCTCGCTCATGTCCTTGTGTGTTGATCTTGCTTGTGGAACCAAAGTCTGATTTTTGCATCCTCCAAGCGGTGACCAGTGAGCCCACCATGCTGGTGGTGGATGACGTGACTGACACGACAGTGACCGTCAAGTGGCGTCCTCCAGAAACCATCGGAGCTGCTGGTCTCGACGGGTACTTGGTGGAGTACTGCCTCGAAGGATGTAAGACAACCCGTTCCCCCGCAAACAAGAACTCGCTGGGCTATCCTGGACAGAATTCAAGGTTAAAAAGATGCAATGTTTCTTTTGCGACAGCTGAAGACTGGGTACCAGCCAACACTGAACTGATAGATAAGACAAAATACACCATCACAGGCCTGAAGCCCGATTCCAAAGTCTTCATTCGAGTCAAGGCCGTCAATGCTGCGGGAGCTAGTGCTCCACGAACCactcagcatgccattcttgtCAAGGAAGTTATCGGTAAGGAAAATAATCCCAAGGgggaaaacaaagacaaatgaaAGTTGCTTCTCAAAGCCTTCCATTTTGTGATATGCGTCAAGAACCACCCAAGATCCGGGTCCCCCGACACCTGAAGCAGACTTACACTCGACGGGTTGGCGAAACTCTCAACCTTGTGGTGCCATTCGTGGTAAGCAATTGTCAAGTTGGGAGTTCTTTTTTTCAGGATCATTCAACTCAAGTCAATGACCATGTCCATCTAGGGCAAACCGAGGCCGAAAGTGACTTGGTTGAAGGACGGTCAACCCATTGATCCTGCCGCCGTGAGCATTCGGAACACCGACTGCGAAAGCATGATCTTCATTCGTAAAGCAGAACGGAGTCACTCTGGGAAGTATCAAATGAAGGTGCAGGTCGAAAGCCACGAGGACACggctgacatggacatccagaTCATAGGTGAGGGAAAAATGAAGCGTGGGAAGAAATATGTTCATTACCAAACCTTTGGCTCATTTTTCCCATTTCTATACCGTTAGACCTCCCTGGTCCTCCTCAGATGGTGAATATCGACGATGTCTGGGGAGAAAATGTATCTCTGTCCTGGACTGCCCCTCGAGATGATGGCAATGCGGCAATAACAGGCTACACCATTCAAAAGGCAGACAAGAAGACAATGGTACGCGATCCATTTTGAGAACTTTGGCCAAATGTTTGCGCATCGCAATGACACCTTTCACGTTCTGAACATAGGAATGGTACACGTGCCTCGAGCACTACCACCGCATGACCATCGCTATCACCGAACTCGTGGTCGGTAACGAGTACTACTTCAGGGTCTTCTCTGAGAACATGTGTGGACTTAGCGAGTCGGCCACCCAAACCAGGAAAAGCGCCCTCATCCTCAAAGAAGGTAGGAGAATTTTCTCCGTTAAGTCCGATCGCATGGCCGCTTGATACCACTCCGTTCTTTGACTCTTCTTCCACCCGCAGACATGAAGTTGAAAATCTTTGAATTCAACGACCACGACTTCAACGAGGCTCCCAAATTCACCCAGCCGCTCATCAACACGTTTGGCATTGCCGGCTACAACACCACTCTTAACTGCAGCGTGCGTGCCCACCCCAAGGTAGGAACGGCCCACGTTGGAACCCAGCGTGCAAAAATGACCCTGCCAAGCCAAACCCTGTCTTTGTGTACTTACCGTAGCCCAAAGTGATCTGGATGAAGAACAAGATGATCATCGGCGAGGACCCTCGCTACCGCATGTTTAGCAACCAGGGCGTGTGCACGCTGGAGATTAGGAAACCCAGCCCTTACGACGGCGGCATGTACACCTGTAGGGCCAGCAACGACTTGGGGGAAGCCCAGGTGGAGTGTAAACTGGAGGTCAAGGGTAAGCGTGGACGCAGAGCTTTCATTTCAATGAAAAGTCATCGTTTATAAAAGTAACCGGTGATTTAGAGAGCGACGGGAGGCCGCTTCAAAGTAGGGTCAAATGTGtgttgtggggggaaaaaaagatgactgGCGTTTAAGGACATGTAAGTATCTGCTGTTGTTGGTTTTAACACAGAAGCTAGATGAAATACTCAGCAACATGTCCAATGAAAAGCATATATCTCCATCATGTGTtgtttttgaagaagaagaagaaaaaaaaaacacgttcaGAGATACATGCGTTCATTGGTTGGAATTTAAATGTACAGTAGATGGTTAACCTCAAGCTAACTTCATCGAGAGCAaaaggtctctctctcttttttttttctttaacacgTTTTACCTACATAATCATTTTAAAACGAGCTAATGTTATTCCGCTCATGGTGCGCTAACAACACCAGCAGGTAGCGTACACGATTAAATGTCATTTCATGCGTCAAAtttcacctttaaaaaaaagttccatCCTCACTTCTTTGACTTGACAGCAATTTTGTATCCACAGTGGGGCCACTTTCACTTGTTAACTCCTCATATAAAAAGATTTTCACAGCGGTACACCCCCCTGGTGCACACATATAACCCCATGTAAACATTTGTGCTAACCcatattctcttctctctcccCCCAGTCCAAACTCAAGAATTATGAATGTTTGTTCTCACATAAGGTAAGCTTTCATATGGATCTGGCATATGAAGCTTATGTCATTCATGATGCATCTCGCCGTCAGCCTGCTTCTAACTTTGAGTTGCTGGTTGGGACTATGGCCGCTATTCCCTTTGCAGGAAGTCCCCCTTCTGGCAGCCATTTTAGCGGAATGGGATTTGCATGAATCCTCACGGCTGGACCCCTTTAGAAGTCGATTTTGTAATTTGCGTCGGTTGCCATTTTGTGACTCGTGAGTGTTGTGTGCGGACGACACGAGGTGAGTAAATTGCTTGCTAAACAAGAGCCGACGTACCTTTGTTCTTGTTCTCCCGTGGCTGCCATCGGCGGACGTTTTACAGCgctgaaaacaaagcaaacaaaacggttactctgtttttttttcgtgctcaatgtttttctttttggcaaAGCGGCTGTATGTGCAAAGCCTCGGCTTGTGTCCCGGGTCAGTTCTACTTTGTTTGGAATCGTTGAAACTGGACTGAACCAATCCATTTAAGTCACCGACAAAAAGTAATACTGACTTACTTTTGATGGAATCTTGCATTGTAGATAGAAGTTAAATTCTAcgtcaaaaagtcaaataacGTAAAACTACTCACCACTTGCATGTCGTCAGTTTGGGACGAGGATGGCCTTAAATGTGACGCCACTCACTTTACAACAAGCCGCACTCTCCAAAAAGTCATGTCGCTTATTGCCACCAGCAGTTGAAGTTTTCTGCAAGCACACAGAGGCCAATGCTTCAGGTAAACACATCGTGGTAAAGATTGGCTTAGCGTGAAGCACGTGAAAAGCATTTCTGCCGTCAATGCTGCTTGCTACCGACTGTTTGGGGCTCACTCTGCACGAGAGCAAAGCAGAACTGAAACGGGACAACCGACACCTTCCTTCCCACTTTGTTCACGAGTGTTCccccatttcccccccccccctttttataGGAGGGTTCACCTTCTATGAACTCATGCAACGCGGCGTGCCCCTGCACCTGATTGACAAGTACATGACAGAGACGAAGGTTGTCGAAGAAGACAAGTAGAGATTTGTCGAGCTTTAGCTGCAAAACCTGCTGCCGCGAGTGACACCCCTCTTCTCTCACCTACACCTAACCACTACGGGAGGCCAGCAGTCTGGATgcggggatggatggaggagtggacggggggggggggggggggggaaggaggACGCACTGGTCTTTGTGTGGCATGCTGTGTCACCCTCTGTTTTCCTATTTGTACGTCTCAATCAGCTCGGATGCATGTCAGCAGCTCTTATTGTTTTGCTAACGTGTGGAAAACATTACGAATACAAAACTACAATGTTCTTTATTTTGGTGAGGGTACTCTGAGGGGCGGGGCATGTAtcaacaaatgtttgttttgtctttgtatGGAGTCTGAAGAAAACTGTTGGCTAAACGAATGTGTCGATGACTCAAGAAGAGGGCAAAGcggatgggaagaaaaaaaaaaagaaaagtggttGATTCTGCATGAAATCTTGTCATTTTtcggattattattattggtgactggggaaaaaaaattgaagctCGGTAAACATGCGCATGCCTTTGTAATTATGACTCATGGATTACAATAAATGGCGATTTTAACTATGGCATTGTTTCTGAATATCCGAAGAGTTATTTTCCACCTTCAAAGTGTGTCTACTATGTTTAAATCTGATTATCGTGGACATTTTGGATTTACTGTATTACAGTATTCTAAGTGCACAAAGTAATTCTCATTTTACACTCGGTTTTAATCTTGAAATTAATATGTATTTGAAACAATAAGCCACCATAACAATACACATTTCGAGAACTAACACCGTTCATTTAAAAAAGTGTTGTGGTCACGTTTTTTGCGTTTTGTCAAGCCTACCGTTCCTGGCAGAACTTGAAAACAATCAGTAAAACTTGTCGTTGTAGCGGAAGTGTGGCCCCTTGCCAAACTCCCACTTCCGGTCCTTCCCTCAAACCTGTCCGAAACGTCATCACCCGCTCAAGGTTCCGCCTTACAAATGGCCTAGGCACATTCTCCTTCCTCCACAGGCCAAATGCACTGCAATGTTTTGGACTTGGCCGCGAGAAGGTAGCCGAGTCTGAGCCTCTTTCCCTGAGAGCCTGCGGGATCTCGTCACGATCCATTTCAAGGAGAAACGATGGCCCACTTTCTGTGGCCGGAGCCGCTGTCAAGCGCGCAGCTCAAGCGGCTGGAGGAGCACAAGTACAGCGCCTCGGGTCGCTCCTTGGTGGAGCCGCCGTGTCAGATCTATTGGAACTGGCTCGTCCAGCAAATCCCGACGTGGGTGGCCCCGAACACGCTCACTATCGTGGGCCTGTTGGTCAACATTGTCTCCACGCTTCTGCTCGTGCTTTATTGCCCCACGGCCACGGAGGAGGTGAGTTAAGGCGACCTTGGACAAAGTTTCTGCAGACACCCGCTCGCGGAACCAAGTCCTTGCATTGAGCAAATCAATGTGAATTCGACTATTTAAATGAACGGATCGAATAAACTCATAGCGAGACTTTATTAACAGTAATAACAGAGTGCAACTGGAAATTCGGCGTTAAAAATAGAATTTAAAATCCCTTCTGTTTGTGTTTAATGAGGGGATTTAGTCACTGTTACGTGGAAACAAGTCTCAAACGAGCCTTTCGTGCTTCCTTGTTAATTGATCGGTGGTTGGAGCTCAATCACATCTATTTGTCTGGATCGATGATCCGTCATGAGTGTGCGGTTCATTTTTGCGGGTGTCCGCCTATCTCGCTTGTGGGACGCCGGGGTGCGGATGTCAAAACACGACAATGCGGAGGACGTTGCCGCCCCTGTTGTTGATCCCAACAAGCGAGGCACTTTAGCATAAAGTTAGCCTAGTTGCTAAATGACACGTCGAGTGACGTCATCGTCCGTGCTGACGCCCCTAATCTGGCGTCACCTTTACTCCTGGATCAACGACACGCGCTGGACCAGTTCACCCTGCTTTTAGTGCTAATTACGTTTCTTACTACTCACTCAAAGTCCACATTTGATCTGATTGCACACTTATCTGCATTGATTATTCACTCATTAAGCAACAAACACTCTGAGGATCTCATGTTAAACACATGTTTCtgtattgctaaaaaaaaaagcatgcaccTCCAAATGGCTTTTTATCTGAAACCCCAAAGATAAAAAGTTGTTCAGATGAAAGCACACTTTGGAGTTTCATGTTTTCCAGATTGCAAGAAattcattcacaaaaaaaatgcactttgtCAAGGCTCCGTAAATGAATTGAAGTGTATTTGGTCAATGGAATCTTACCTTCAGGCTCCAGCGTGGGCTTTCATCCTGAGTGCACTGGGTCTCTTCGTGTACCAGTCTCTGGACGCCATCGACGGCAAGCAGGCCCGCCGGACCAACAGCAGCTCGGCCCTCGGCGAGCTCTTTGACCACGGCTGCGACGCCGTCTCCACAGGTGCTCCGTAATCCAGCCTGGAAGCTCCCCGTAATGTCGTTGCTGAGGTCTTGCGTCATCTTGCTGCAGTGTTTGTCGCCGTGGGCACGTGCATCTCCTGCGGGATCGGCCACTACCCCCACTGGATATTCTTCTGCGGCTTCATCGGGATGTTCATGTTCTTCTGCGCCCACTGGCAGACCTACGTTTCAGGAACTCTTCGCTTTGGCCTGTGAGTCCTCCCCCGATTTGGGCGCTTGTCCTCCTCCTCAACCGCTTTGTCTCCTGGGCAGGGTGGATGTGACCGAGGTGCAGTTGGCCATCATCGTCATGTACCTGATGTCCGCCTTTGGTGGGGTGAGCCTTTGGCAAACCACGGTAACTTTAACCGGCTCCTTCCGCAGCATGGCGGTTGTCCACTTGCGGCTCTTCAGTCTGTGTCTTGTTTTTCAAGCTGCCCCTCATCGGACTGCAACTCTACGTCTTCCCCATCATGGGCATCATCGGCGGGGCCGTCTACTCCTGCCACAACTACTTCCACGTCATTCTCAATGGCGGCGTGGGTAAAAATGGCTCCACTGTGGCGGTAAGCCCTGGCGAATAGCGTCGTGATGTGGCGGCGCCATATAAGCGTTGACGCTGCGCAGGACACCAGCGTGCTGAGTCCCGGCTTGCACATCGGCCTCATCCTCACGCTGGCCTTCATCATCTTCAAGAAGTCATCCAGTCAGCTATTTGAGCACCACCCCTGCCTCTACCTTCTCGCCTTCGGCATGGTCATCGCCAAGATCTCCAACAAGCTTGTGGTGGGTTGCTCTTGAAATGTCCACTTTCCTACGCCGTGCGGAATGTCGACAAAGGGTTTTTGCTCGACGCAGGTGGCGCACATGACCAAGAGCGAGCTCCACCTGCCGGACACGGCCTTCATCGGCCCGGGCCTGCTCTTCCTCAACCAGTACTTCAACAGCTTCGTCGACGAGTACGTCGTCCTCTGGATCGCCACGGTCAGTTCCTTGTCTTGCGCTTGAGGATTAGAATCTCACGTTCATTCATTCGTGTCGTAATCAACCGATTGTACTGAAACAGGTTGGTGAGAACCTACTTGTTCtaacgcaggggtgggcaaacttttggactcgcgggccgaactgggttctaaatttggaccggagggccggacaaggagcagatggacgtaggcgttgtgtgaagtcatataagcgacctgtaaaggtcattgcataaaagatcttggcctttagtaggtagtaaagcatggatattccaaacaatttttttgaaaacaaatgcatttattaacagcattaaaaaaataaaataattcactaaaaaactgctatcagtgattctcataaaatacgacactgttattatgaataacaatctccatcacttcagtgcctgcaggtcagattaatgaaagatgtttatcttatgagatcacatcaaacggcaaacattctgaccaaatatatcatattgaagaatcggtgaaagcatacatccaaataaagtaatcaaaacagcaacaaggtgaggggtatctgaaaatcagagcagagttttaactcgcaaacacctggtaacagaggtgaggaaacgggaaacacctccttaaagtaagccttaagaactttacaggttaagattagtcgcaaataggtggtgcatcaatgtccttgagcatcctgcattgtttgaaaatgagaatggtcgctagtttcaatccctgctatgtgtacaaatcatattcaaaatgcatttttttacaataaacttgagagcctcccgttcattttcagtgggaacagtgttgttggtctcccttttttgctagtgcgtcatagtctggagtaaaatttgttgtggcaattcttaggcgagatccgaggtgttggtccgtttaccttgatctgtgacgggttgatgttgacgttcatgtggctgaacgtcacgtcgcgtccgtcgagccaaattggccactcttttttaacattcggcactcacttctttttttcgggccactcattttaatggaaggattccaggggaaggtttgtgggtggctttagcgcaaaactgcatctgaaagctcagtgcgcgaattataagaatgctgtcgtcacagcccacgctctaaattcgggactgatacaaatagagcgcgagtgcgccatgtacgtacacgcacttgtgagtgtgcaccgagctttctgacacggcttccggtaataaatgcgcaggcgagcgcttcgccatctactgggaaaacgcagtcattgcaggcaaaatgaccaaaaaaaaaaagtttaataatacaatttgttcagggttggcgggccggattaaacggtcccgtgggccggatgtggcccgcgggccgtagtttgcccacccctgttctaacgCCAACTAATCGCTCCTCAGGTGCTCTCCCTGGTGGACCTGACGCGCTACTGCACGGGGGTGTGCCACCAGATCGCCGGCCACTTGCGCATCCGCGTCTTCAGCATCACGCCGCCCGGCCCCGCCCACCGCGACTGACGGCTTGCCCGGCGGGAGGAGGCGGAGGGCGACGCGGACCGCTCCCCGCTCCTGAAAGCAGACGACGATGACATCGAGAAGAGACCCCGCACCTCAAGCCTTGACCGAGTGATCACCtctgcctaaaaaaaaaaaaaagaaatcaaataaaaacttgcccaaagttaaaaaaaatgctcaaaaacaaacatctgaaataccaaagtttttttttttttaacatttttttaaatcggtCAATACAGTGATTGTGACTAAATGCGATCAATCGGGGTGGATTAaatgaggattaaaaaaaaaaaaaaagatttccgaTGAGGTGTTTTGGTCAGCGGGCTACTTAACGCGTTTTCATGTCATCGCCATTTGTTCTGCTTTCTGACTTCTTCTCCCTTAAGGGCTAATAATGAATGTTGTGATTGTATACAATTCGCCTTAATTCATTTTCTTgtaattacaaaaaataataataattgtgaaTATTGCAAACCAAAACTTTCTATGTGTTTTCCACTGACAACTGCAATAGAGAAGCTTCCCTTTCATCGGATTGACACATTTCTCCTCCAGCGAATCGGATGTGCTTATTCAGGTTGATGGGATTCCTTCTTCTGTGGTAGCGCTTTCATATTTTTAGGTTCCGTTTTCTACTCTGGAAAATGTCCTTGTTTTGAAATGTACGACCGCCATTTTTCACTGCTCACTAATACAACTGGATGGCAAATTTTTACTAACAAGAATTTGTGTGTAGGAGTTTGTAATAAAGAAACTATTTTTCATGCATTCCTCTTGTCATGAGCTCGTAAAATAGAGTGATAAACACATTGCGCAACATGGGCTGAGTGCGGCGCTATGATAATGGCACTTGAAAAGCATTCCTGTCGTCAATGCTGCTTGCCGAGTCTCCCTGATTATAGGGGGGATCATCATCTATGAACTTACGCAATGCGGCGCGCCCCTGCACCTGATTGACAAGTAAACGATGGACACGAAGGTTGTCATAGAAGACAAGCAGAGACTTGTCAAGTTTTAGGTGCAACACTTCTTGACGCCTCTTCTCCCCCACTTACGGAAGGAAGGCCAGCAGCCAGTAGCTTTGATTGTGTTGCTTCAaagatttgtcatttttaagGAGAAACGATGGCCTACTTTCTGTGTTCGGCGCCGCTGTCAAGCGCGCAGCTCAAGCAGCTGGAGGTGTACAGGTACAGTCCCTCGGGTCGCTCTTTGCTGGAGCCGCCGTGTCAGATCTACTGGAACTGGCTGGTCCGGCAAATCCCTATGTGGGTGGCCCCCAACGCGCTCAGTATGGCGGGCCTGTTGGTCAACATCGCCTCCACGCTCCTGCTCGTCTTTTTTTGCCCCACGGCCACGGAGGAGGTGAGTCGAGGCGACCTTGGACAAAGTTTATTAATGGAGCGCTCTTGGTAGTTCTGCGTTAAAACTTGTATTTAAAATCCCGTGGATGTCACACCACCACCAATGGCCCTTTTATTGATCCCAACAAACTCCAGTCCTACCCGTTTCCCTTGTTAAATACACTCGATTCAATTTGTCGAGAAACGATCTCTCGACTACTCCCTCAAAGTGTTTTATCCGTTTACGCGCATGAACAAAGTGTATTTTTGGTCAATGGAATCTTACCTACAGGCTCCAGCATGGGCTTTCGTCCTGAGTGCTCTGGGTCTCTTCGTGTACCAGTCTCTGGACGCCATCGACGGCAAGCAGGCCCGCAGGACCAACGTGGAATCGGCCCTGGACGAGCATTTTGACCACGGCTGCGACGCCGTCTCCACAGGTGCTCCTCGATCCGGCCTCGAGGCTCCCCGCGGTGTTGTTGCTGAGGTCTTGCGTTATCTTGCTGCAGTGTTTGTCGCCGTGGGCACGTGCATCTCCTGCGGCATCGGCCGATACCCGCACTGGACATTCTTCTGCGGCTTCATCGGGATGTTCATGTTCTTCTGCGCCCACTGGCAGACCTACGTTTCAGGGACTGTTCGCTTTGGCCTGTGAGTGAGTCCACCCTCCCCTTGCGCTCGTCCTTCTCAGCCGCTTTGTCTCCTGGGCAGGGTGGATGTGACCGAGGTGCAGTTTGCCATCATTGTCATGTACCTGATGTCCGCCTTTGGTGGGGTGAGCCTTTGGCAAACCACGGTAACTTGAACCGCCGGCTCCTTCAGCAGCATGGGGGTTGTCCACTTGCGGCTCTTCAATCGGTGTCTTGTTTTTTCAA
This is a stretch of genomic DNA from Syngnathus typhle isolate RoL2023-S1 ecotype Sweden linkage group LG21, RoL_Styp_1.0, whole genome shotgun sequence. It encodes these proteins:
- the mybpc1 gene encoding myosin-binding protein C, slow-type isoform X6, translating into MPEPPKKDETANGQPEVWSLGESQPPEELEKSIENPPAEKPAENPPTSTLLSERPVSGTVTVGGDITFVAKVEAKDLLRKPTIKWFKGKWMDLASKTGKHLQLKEIFDRNTKVYTFEMHIIKAKENYAGNYRCEVSLKDKFDSCSFDLEVKAGGSQSIDIRSAFKRSTDGQEDAGELDFSALLKHREHKQQDGAPEVDVWEILKNARPDQYEKIAFTYGITDLRGLLRRMKKIPKVEKKSEAFAKKLEPAYQVDKGGKIRLAVDLTDPTVDLKWYKNGVEIRPSPKYIFEHKGTERILVINNCALNDDAAYSVAAGEEKCSTELFVKELPVKITKGLEPVTTTVNERVELMCEVTEDGAPVKWMKNGVEIPTGVRSRYRVKCEGNKHYLVIDDASLEDTGTYSIMASGGSSEAHVQVDLKPLKIHQDLTDTKVLLGKPLKLQCEISPGNVPGQWYRNGQLIQETDRIKISHKNRVHELSIEVSSLHDSGDYTFVPEGYSHSLSAKVNVIDPPKVHLEGLNFIDNTVTVVAGNKMRLEIPISGEPAPKVVWMKGERVIAETGNRVRAETYVDQTSLTIDITERDDSGTYKLVLQNEAGEASASIKLKVVDIPDSPEVPLVPVVGGDWCSMTWEPPKYDGGSPILGYYIERKKKQSSRWMRINFDLIKETTYEPKKMIEGVPYEVRIFAVNAIGVSKPSEPSKAFTPLAVTSEPTMLVVDDVTDTTVTVKWRPPETIGAAGLDGYLVEYCLEGCKTTRSPANKNSLGYPGQNSRLKRCNVSFATAEDWVPANTELIDKTKYTITGLKPDSKVFIRVKAVNAAGASAPRTTQHAILVKEVIEPPKIRVPRHLKQTYTRRVGETLNLVVPFVGKPRPKVTWLKDGQPIDPAAVSIRNTDCESMIFIRKAERSHSGKYQMKVQVESHEDTADMDIQIIDLPGPPQMVNIDDVWGENVSLSWTAPRDDGNAAITGYTIQKADKKTMEWYTCLEHYHRMTIAITELVVGNEYYFRVFSENMCGLSESATQTRKSALILKEDMKLKIFEFNDHDFNEAPKFTQPLINTFGIAGYNTTLNCSVRAHPKPKVIWMKNKMIIGEDPRYRMFSNQGVCTLEIRKPSPYDGGMYTCRASNDLGEAQVECKLEVKGGFTFYELMQRGVPLHLIDKYMTETKVVEEDK